The window TTGGTGAaggtctttcatttcttttcttctgcaaattCATGGCCAAAGCTGGCATCCTTGAAGTTATCTGGTCTGGTGTCCTTGAAGTTATTGGCCCGTGACCTTCTTTCTGAAATGAAGAGTGCTACAAGGGAATGTAGGGGGAGAAGAAATGCCAGGTGCAAAGGGTAATTTGGATGGAGTCAGAGGGTAATCAGCTTTGTGAAGGACAAGTCTAGCTACGAGTGTTTGTTGGTAGTAACAGCTAAAGAATAACCAAGATTGCTTAACTCTTTCAGGCCTGTTTATGTTGTTTCCCCAGCCTGttcattgtttccttattttccttgtttatcaGAAAAGTCTCATTTCTGTTTTTGCTGCACCAATATGATATCTGGACTGTCGTTTATGAGCAAGGAGGAACCCCTGGAACGCTTAGAGCAGAGTAATGCTGTGGTGGAGAACATTTTGACAGTGATTAGAACAGGAAATGAGTGAGGCAGGGAGACGCGTCTGTTCCTCCAGGTGAAAGTTGAGCAAGGCGTGGGCTGAGAGAAGCCGTGATGGGACCAGATGAAGGGGCGGATCTGACAGGCCCGAGTGGGGAAGGAGGAACTGACGTGCTGGGTCCTGGgtgtgtgagagagaagaaagagcacTCTAGGGTGACATCAAGATGTTGAGTCTGGACAATAGAAATGGAGAAGTCTGGAGGAGGAAATGGTTTGGGGAGGGAGATGATGATTTAGGCTTTAGACAGTTTGAGTAACCACTTAGGGTAGGTTGAACCAATAGCGTTTCCCAGATTTCCCCATTTTAGTTAGTTCTGCTTTGTCTGCAGCCCTGGGAATTTCTATACAATGGAACCAGTGGCCTTTCCTTGCAGAATTTGGAAAGAAGGAATTCATAACCAAAGTAAAAAGAGAGGAAGTGACATATTATTTGTCTCATAGGTTTGAGGGAGGAGACAAGATGTTCTGACTTTCAGTCTAAAATTTCCTGAAGTGTAGCCCGAACGGCAGTGGATTACATGTCAAAGCCAAACTTCCGGTATTTACAAGCAGAGGGGGAAAgcatgaattaattaataaatggtGCATTGGGAACTAATAATccattggaaaataaaaaatgaaaaggttgcatttttttcctcatgCCAAATTCAATTCCAAATAAATGAAAggcttaaacattaaaaaaaaatcataaaattatgagaagaaaataaaggcaaatatttatataatcttgGGAATACATTTCCGTAGGATAAATTTTCCTCTGGCTAAATTTCTGAAAGTGGAATTCAGGGTCCAGAAGTTTATGGACTCTATTGCCCAATTGCCCTCCAGAAAGGTTGTGTCCATATACACTGCCACTAGCATTGTATGAAAGTGCCCATTTtcccacactttcaccaatgctattttcactttaaaaatttcattaattttgttcATGATTTTTACCCTTTTCGATTTTTTATTGTTAGCTTTTAAAACCTCTTCATAAAATAGTAATGTAAACTCATTGACACGGATGAAGCaaatatgttttttccttttggcctGCATTTCAGTTACTGAGCAGTATTTATGATtctgttttataaaaacaaaaagactggCTGGATATATACCAGTATGTCAACAAcagaaatattttgcattttgaatcacagatgttttaaattttcttttttgtgcttttatttatttgaaaaatttctgCAACAAACCTATATTACTTTTgttataataagaaaaacattttaaaaaatatttaaaagatttaaaacattcaaaagaaGTCTTCCCAACTGGCTTATGAAAATTTTACAAAGAGATCTTCCTCTGGCCTTCAGTTCTTGGGACTTTTGTGGGCTCTTGAAGGGGGTAGGTACGCCTCTTTTTGTTGGACACCTTGGTGGATTTTTGGGTAGTAGACCCCTGTTTAAAAGTCCTTCCAGTCTGTTGCTGTCCAGCTGAGCTGGCCCCATGCTCAGCATTACTTAATATTTTGGGAAGTCTTCCTACTTAGCCTTCACCACTGTAATTGAGCCAGACCCTAGAACTCATTACTTCATTGCCATCTActtgtgttgtcttttttttggcttcattgggtcttcgttgctgcgtgtggtctctctctagttgcagagagcgggggctactctttgttgcggtgtgcgggcttcttattgcggtggcttctcttgttgtggagcacaggctctaggcgcgcgggcttcagtagttgtggcacacgggctcagtagttgtggctcgcgggcttagttgctccgtggcatgtgggatcttcccggaccaggcatcaaatctgtgtcccctgcatttgcaggcaaattcttaaccactgagccaccagggaagtccctacttgtGTTGTCTTAATGCAATCTCTATTAATGTCTAATTTGGCATTTCCGGTCTCAACTCTTCAGTTTCATTAAACAAAGACCTTAGAAAACTCCTAGTATGTGACCATACCTTCTACTTCTTAGAATTTTGGAACTGTTTTCCTAGTCTGACTCTTCCTCAGGGTGGCAGTAAGTACCTTCAGCTGCATTTCCGGCAGAGATGAGAGTGATTCAAGAGATGGAGTACCTGTGACTTTGTGAAGCAGCCCACTCTGCTGCTGGACAGCTCTGCTATTAGAATGCTCTCCCTTTTGGTGAACCAAAGACTGTAAGCACCTCTGTGAGTCCCTTCTCTTGATCCAACGTCTATCGACAAAGATGCACGGAAGTTATGGCACCACAGCAGAGACCTTGAGGAAGGTGATGGCATCGATCATGTGCCCCCTGAATCTTCTCTAACTGCTTTTCACATAGTTTGTCTCTCAGACCACTCATTGAGCTGGTTGCTCTCCTCAGTGAAGACTCAGCTTGTCCATGGCCCTCCTGAAATATGGTTGACCCCTGAATCCTCCAGGTGTGTAGGACAGTGTGGGCTGGTCTTTCTGCTTCTCATGCTCTGCTCTCTCCAGTGGAGCAGAAGTGAAGcacattcttcttcttttcttttcttttttaattaaatatttttaaattaaaattttttatttttattgtagtacagtcgatttacaatgttgtgttagtttcaggtgtacagcaaagtggttcagttatagatacatatagatatctattctttttcagtcttttcccttataggttattataaaatattgagtataattccctctgctatacagtaggtccttgtcgttgatctattttatatacagtcgtgtatatatgttaatcccaaactcctgatttatcccttctTCCCCCTTTCGcctttgctaaccataagtttgttttctatgtcagtggttctatttctgttttgtatataagctcatttgtaacatattcttcttcttttaaatccTCAGCAACTTTGTTTCTAGGCCTGATTAAGCCATTTGTGTTAAGGATTGGGTTGAGGATGATTGAGGGGATTATTATGAAACTGCAACTCTATTCAGTTTGGGGGACAGAGTGCACATACACAGGGGTCCTGAGTGATTAATGCATCTGTAGGGAACGAGTTGCTTCATTTCTCATTGCAGTAAGAAGAACCTGGGCTTTGGAGTCTGACAGATTGGTGTTTTCTAGCATCTGAAATGGGGTAGCTCTCCTTGTAAGGTAGTTGTGGAAATCAAACAAAAGGTGAATTTCCGGGTAAAAAATAAAGACTCAAAAATATTCAAGTTCTCTTCTTTTGCATCTGATGTAGTccttaaaatatttggaaatttgcatccctcaaaaaaataaaatttctattataTAGAAAAGCCTTCTTCACTGATATACATAATTTTGACCACCCATAAACTTTTGCAAATCAGTTATCCTAatgtttcccattttacagataagaaaattgaacCCCTGGGAAGTTGAGTGACTACTTAACTAATACTTTACTTAACTAATGGCTACTTAACTAATACTTTACTAGGTGATGGGCCAGGACTAGAGCCCAAGTCATCTCCTTACCAATCCCTTGCTCTGTCTTCTGTACCtcactgtctctgtgtctgtgccTTTGATTAGGAACAGTTTAACCCGTGGGACTACCAGTTTGTAACTGATTCCATTTACTGAAAAAAACGGATCAATCAAGCAACAACTATTTCCTCTAGGCCTGGCATTTTTCTTGGTGCCAAAGAAGATACCAGTGTAACTCCAGACTCTTTAGGTATcattgcacacctacaagaatgtccaaaatgaaaaagactgaccatatcaagtgttgatgaggatgtcaAAGAATAGAACCTTCATACTctgctggtgagaatgaaaaatggtacaaccactttgggaaacaagttgacagtttcttaaaacttTACACATATATCTACCATATGACTCAGACCTTCCACTCTTTGGTTTTTATTTACCAGCTGTCCTCTGAGGACCCGTGTGTGTACAGGCACCAAGGCTGTTCTGCATCAGTGCAGAAGAGGGAAGATCACGTCCCTACCCACTGCCTCTGTGTCCTGGGTACTTTTATATCCACGTCTCACGGAGTGTTTGATGGAATACTGCCTCCAAGCCCCTTCCCCGTGACTTCCTGTGCCTGAGCCGAGGCATCTACTAAAGAAGGATGCCACAGTTTCCTCGCGGGCAGATTCCTCTGATTAGATTGCCCCCTCATTCAAATCAGCTCATGCCAATGAGTGACTTCCTGCTGCTTGCCAAACCCCCTCATCTGACCTGCCTGGGCCAGTTGTATCCAACTACTGGCTTGACCTAGGCCTCCGCCGGGCACACCCACCACTCAGGGCAGACTCGGTCTGGCTGGCAAACCCCAGACATGGAAGACTTTCCCTACTGCCACTACTTCTTCTTAGGCTCCAAATCAGGGAGGAAGGTAGGACattggagggaggggaaggaggaaagagtggAGGAAGATACACGCCCCCCTTCCCAGAGCCACAGGCCAGGCTGAGCAGGGATCCCGAGAAACTTTGAATTCGTTGTGGGATTGGtaatcttccttcctccccctcagTTCTCaccatggaaaatttcaaacatccaGACAAGTGTAAAGAATAGCACAATGAACATCTGCACACTCATCTTCCTAAAGCAATAGTCCTCAATGTTTTGTCACATTTGcttcacacaccacacacacacacacacacacacacacacagaggcagactaacatttaattattttctctttgcccCTTTCAGAGTAAGGAATTGGTGTACTGGTCACATGTGAGACTGACATTTTGATTTTGAATGCAAGTTTGAAGTTCTGACTTAGATTGGTGGACTAACCTggaagggaatctaaaaaagaaaaaaaaaatttttaattgaagtatagttgatttacaatgttgtgttatggAAGGGAGTTTTAATGACCGAAATGAGACTGTTTagactttttcttctccttttaaaatctagttttaaaaaatagtacatgccatgtggcatggccaaaaaaaaaaaagaaaaaaatagagaatctTTGACGTaagccagtaaaaaaaaaaaaggaagtacagctttattgttttgtgtgtgtgttttttttttttttgcggtatgtgagcctctcactgttgtggcctctcccattgcggagcacaggctccggacatgcaggcttagcggccatggctcacgggcccagccgctccgcggcacgtgggatcttcccggaccggggcacgaacccgtgtcccctgcatcggcaggcggactctcaaccactgcgccaccagggaagcccctgtgtgtgtgtttttaaaagcaaagttCTGCATGTAAAGAGTCAAATAGTTCTAGAAGATTTGTTAAAtactaatatattattattaatagatataaatgtatattaatcAATATAAATATAAGATATATTAAATATAGCAGATTCTTCTTCTCCCATCTCTATCATTTGGtacttaattcttatttttaatgagaTACTTGCTTTACTTTTTCCTGAACTTTAAGTTTTAGGCATTAACGATGATCTTCCCACTTTGGAGAATGAGAATTTCAGTTCTCTGTCCTGCCCCAACTATCCTCTTTACCTACTTCCCAGTCCTCCTAATACAGTTATATCTTAATTTTCTTAGATTAATAATAAGAGtttatattattatgaatatGTCAGTGCTATTCAGACCTAAGCCAATTAGTAAACTCTTCCTTTCCAGTTCAACATGTTATTTTCCCTTGAGTTAATAactgtctttttttcatttgcttagttTTTATGTACTTATCACTGGGGCTGGATATAGTTTCTATTGGCAGccctttttaagaaaacaaataaaaattacagatacagggcttccctggtggtgtaatggttaagaatccgcctgccaatgcaggggacatgggtttgagccctggtctgggaagatctcacatgtcgtggaacaactaagcccgtgagccacaactactgagcccatgtgccaggactactgaagcccgcgcacctagagcctgtgctccgtgacaagagaagccacctcaatgagaagcctgtgcaccgcaacaaagagtagcctcagctcgctgcaactagagaaagccctgcacacagcaattaagaccaaacacagccaaaaataaagaaatttatttaaaaaaatttacaaatacaaACTAAGCACAGGCTTTGCAAGGAACCTTGTAAATGAAGGGTCTTGAGATTTAAGCTTGATTAGCTTCACAGTAAATCCACCTCTGATGATTATTAATCCAACTCTAAATTTCCAGTAATTGTTTAAATTTTAAGACATTCAGATGTATTAGGCAGTTTCTTTTATCttagaaaaagaatatttccTAGATTTTCTGACCTGATCTACCTGGGACTGGTGGCTCTCTTTACTGCTGCATATAGCTTCATCCTGAGATCTCCTTCACCATCAGGATTCCTTACACCTTACTCCTGCACTGGAGCCACCCTTTCCTTGTTTCCCATGTATTCTTCTATCTTGATTTACTCCCTTTAGTGGCTTCTTGGAAAAAGATgccaaagaagtaaaaatatttttaggaacctacatgtctgagaaagtctttattctACCTTGACATTTGGTTGATAGTttggctggatatagaattctgggttggaTGGAATTAATTCTCCCTTGTGATTTTGAAGACATTGCTCCCTTTTCCTCTAGCTTTCAATATTGCTGCTTGAAGTTTGATACCATTCAAATGCCCGTTATTTCCATGTGGCTGTGGTTTTCTGTCTGGAATATTGTAGGATTATGTCTCCCTCCCCAGTGTCTTGAAATTTTATGCTGTggatcttttttcattcattatgcTAGACACTCAATGGGCCATGTCCATCTGGAAactcctgtcctttttttttttttttttacttttatttgcatttatttttttcagcatttattcCCGGGccataagtttttgtttcttcaatttcttctgggatatctttttcttctgggcaACCTCCTCTTCTGGTTTAGGAACAACCTGTTCTTTTTCAGTAAGGATCATCTCAATGTGGCACGGAGAGCTCATGTATGGGTTGATCCAACCATGAGCTCTATAAGTCCTGCACCGCATCTTGGGGGCTTTGTTCACCTGGATATGCTCAATGACCAGAGAATCTACATGTAAGCCCTTAAGTTCAGCATTACTCTCTGCATTTTTGAGCATGTGCAGTAAAAATTCAGCACTCTTTTTGGGCCACCGACCCTGCGTCCAGCCCCACTGTTTGGCCTGGGCACACCTACCAACTCCACCATTGTAACGACGGAATGGCACACACTGCTTTTTTAAAGTGACATACTTCAGATACTTGGTGGCTTTTCGGATATACATACCCTTAATGGCCTGGGCTGTTTCACGAGTGTTCTTAAAGTGAACACGAAGATTTGAACCTCTCGACTTGCATGATTTTGTGGGATTTTCTGGGTCGAGTGAATAGTGAACCATTTTTAGAGGTCACCTCAGGCCACTGACCGGAAAAGCTCCTGTCCTTTAAGTTCTGAAAACTTTATTAATTATTTGAGTAAGTGcctttcctctctgatttttcCTCTTGTCTTTTCCTCTGGAATCTCTAGTTTTAGCTTCTGAGTCTCCTGGATCTTCCCTCTAATATTCTTATTGATTGTGTCCTATTTCTAAGTCTAGTCTTTTGCTTTACTTTCTGGGAGATTTGTTTAACTTATTCCCccaactttttaattattttcatttctcttaccatattttctttttctttgaatattcttCCCCAACCCTTCTCTCATTCCCCCATGGTATCTTCCTCCCGTTTCACAATCCTACTATCTTATTATTTCGAGGACATTCATAatagtttttattgttgttgcttttaaagtttgattcttttgcgTAGTCTCTTCTTTTCCCTCTGCTTTTTTCCAGCTGGTTTGTTTTTATACCCACCTTGCTAGAAAGTTCCTGCAGATGTTTAGTAATCCTAGATTTTCTGCTTATGTGCAAAAGTGGGTGCTCAAAAGCTGATTGGAAGCTCTGAGAATATGGGTAAGGCTTGTTGACTGTGAGTGTCGTCCTTTGATGCCCTGGCAGGGCCATTGGGTTGAACAAGCCCTAGTATCAGTATTGGCTTGATTCCCCAGAGAAGCCTCTTTTTGTCTCCTGCCTAAAGGGTAAAGGCCTGGCCATCAGCCTTCTGCAAGTGGTATGTGTTGGGCAAGGGCTGGGATTCTCAGCATCATGCTGCATGCTGTCATTAATTACTCTGTTTGTGATACTCCTCCCACCTTCAAATATACCTGGTATTCCCTAGTTCAAAGACCCTTTATTTTACATGCTTTACAGAGTCTTCTTGTCTTCTTGTTGTCTTCTGTTAACATGGGAAAAGTCATCTGtggatataattatttatttttttcactgttgatgtcattttaattattatcCAGATGTTAAATTACTATCATGTTATTCTTCAAAAACACTGAACCAGTCAGCAACAAGTGAGAATTTCCTCACAGCCCTGTCAGTACTTCTAACAAACAACTTTACTAAGGTAAAACCGAcatacagggctttcctggtggcgcggtggtggagagtccgcctgccgatgcaggcggaAAAAGTCATTTCTTGTTTGTCATTCATGAAGTTCAGCCTGCCTGATACATTGGTTACATTTGGTACTCAGTAAAAAGtcatttctcctccttccctcccgccTCTCTCCCtttatccttccttttctccttttacttCAGCAGCTGCTTTGTGGAAACTTCTCAGAAGGAGAATGCACCAGCCCATGGGTGAGGGCGACATCTTGCGAGAATAGAAGAGATGCTGCAGCTCAATTCAGGATGGTGTGAAGGTCAATGGAGGCACCTCAGGAGTCAGTTAGGGATGgatcttcctgccaggaaaaggggagggagaaggggaggggagttAAGATAAGCCTCTGAGTATAGGGATTCCAGGGCCTGAAGCccggaagagttttttttttttttcagccatacCACGAGGcgtgcaagatcttagttccctgacaaggaatcgaacctgtgtcccctgcagtggaagcacagagtcttaaccactggactgcgagGGAAGTCTCAGGGAGAGTTTTTAAGAGGCCCGGCCTGGCGGGAACTCAGCTGATGAGGAGCAGCCTGAAGGCCAAGGAGGACTTTTTGGTGACCAGGTAGAAAGTTCCTTCCTCATTCAGGGACGCCAGCTGCCTGATGGGCAAGGGGGTGTGGAGGGACAGGCTTGGGAAATAAGCTCAGGTAGAGAGTATGGAGTTCTTATAGATGAGTGTCTTTCATTCCGAAtcttagaaaatgaaattcaaggCCTCATGTGagtggagggtgggtgggaggaggaagggtctcTGGGGTTTAGGTCCTGGGAACCATGGAGCCACTGCCCAGCTGTCTCTCAGGGGCTCTGCTGAGGTCACTCCAAAGGCAAGAGATTCTTAGCCCTGCTGGATAGTACTGACtgagggaatcttattacagcatATACTTCCTTTTCTTTCGATGAAAGTTTAAAGGTCATCATTTCTTCTTGCAAAGGAAGCTCCACAAATATTCCATTTCCTGCCTTAGAAATAAATAGCATGACATCAAGTTTATTGCAAACTTCTGGGGGAATTCCCAAGGAAGCGCAGGCAGAGTTCTGGGTGAGACAAAATGAATTCAGAGCGATTACTCAGTAGCTGCAGTAGGGACCAGAATTTCCCCACACGTTTCTTAGGCTCCCATTTGCCAACTCAGCCTGGAAGTATTTCTattggtggaaaaaaaaatagctgtggGTGAAAGAATTCATTTTTCAGGCATGAGCCTCCACCTCTGGTTGGCTTGGAGGCCTGTTTTACCTTTCTCTGGGATGGCAGAGGCAGACGACCCTGATGTCATTATTGGAAATAGGAAATGCGTGGCTATCTAGGCTTGAGTTCCACCCACTTATAACAATAAATAGAGCTAAATGTCAAGTTTGTAGACATTCTACAGACAGTATTTGAATCCCAACCTGCCACTTCTGAGGCGTTGGTGAGGACTGTAAAAGGATCTGGGGCGTCCCTCCCCTCTTTGGGGCAGATAATCCAAAGCTCACTTTCTATGGATGGAGGGTCAGTGGTTAAATGTGAGTAATGCAGCTGTACTGGAGCCTGGAGAGTTACATGCCAGAATCTCACGTCATTCATCATTTGTCTACGTGAATAGCTGTGGTATCAGGTCCAAGGTTAAGGTCTTCCTACCATGTCTGGGGGAACAAAATTCCCCTACCAGGCTGAGATGTTTCTGTGATAGAGAAGCATtatggggcggggcggggggagctAATGTGTTATTTCCAgatgctttgttttaaaaatgtagactTCTTACTCAGGAGAGATAACATGGTGAGTCAGAGCAGGATCAGAAGGACCAGGACAAAAAGATGAGGGAAAAGTTCAGGGCATTGAGTGTGACTGCATTTAGTAGGGTAAGGGGGAGAAAGCAGAATAGAGGGAGTAGTTTCACCTTCACCCAACCCCATGCCCAGCTGATAATTGTCACTTTGTACTTTATTGAAACAACAAAGATAATAGGGCAGGAAATCTCTTATCTTCCCCCTGAAATACTGAACCCACCTGCCTTTGCTTCTATTACAGTGGAAGAGGTGTCCCTGGGGACAACAGTTATCTTGAGCTCTGGCTTTTACTCCCCACCTTCACCCCACCCCTCCACAGCCTGCTCAGGACTCTTTTCTCACCTACGtcatcccttcttccctctctcccaggTCTTTGCCCAAGTGTCTGCCCTCATGAAGAAGTCCTCCCTTGACCCCATGTCTCTCTCCAGCCACCACCCCACTTCTTGGTGTTCCTTCCCAGGGGGTTGTACTTCtatcttttcttcattctattccAGTAGGGTTGCTGTGTTCACCAATCCACTGAGACTCTCATACCAAAGGCAACCTTTGACCCCCATCTAGTAGCCACTTGTCTGTCCTCATCTGTCCCTGTCTCTCAGCAGCACTGGACACAGGTAACGACTCCCTTGTTTTTGAAATCCTTCCTtgctttggttt is drawn from Mesoplodon densirostris isolate mMesDen1 chromosome 14, mMesDen1 primary haplotype, whole genome shotgun sequence and contains these coding sequences:
- the LOC132501564 gene encoding large ribosomal subunit protein uL22-like: MVHYSLDPENPTKSCKSRGSNLRVHFKNTRETAQAIKGMYIRKATKYLKYVTLKKQCVPFRRYNGGVGRCAQAKQWGWTQGRWPKKSAEFLLHMLKNAESNAELKGLHVDSLVIEHIQVNKAPKMRCRTYRAHGWINPYMSSPCHIEMILTEKEQVVPKPEEEVAQKKKISQKKLKKQKLMARE